The DNA sequence CACCATCCCCTTGAGCGCCCCGTACAGGAGCTTCTGGTCCTCGATTCGCTCCGGCCAGTAGAAATACGTCTTGATGTACTTGTAGACCTGATCCAGGGGGGAGAACAGGCTGTCCGTGCTCTTCTGCGCTCCTCCGAGCGCGATGGCGATCAAAACGAGGAGAATCCCCAAGATCAGTCCACGACGAAATGCCGATCGGTTCATTGAATACATCACCTCTTTGGGATCGATTTTATCCGCTCACGCCGGAGAAGGGAACACTACCCTTCCAGGTACTCCCGCTGGGCCGGGCTGAGACTGTCGATCCGCGCTCCGAGGGCTTCGAGCTTCATCCGCGCCACCTCCTCGTCGATCGCGCGCGGGACCGGGTAGAGCCCGGGGGAGAACGGCCCGTTCTTCGCGATGTAGCGCAGGGTCAGCCCCTGCAGCGCGAACGAGATGTCCATGATCTCCACCGGATGGCCGTCTCCGAGTACGAGATTGACGAGCCTCCCGTCCCCGAGCAGGTACAGGCGGCGCCCGTCTTCCAGGGTGAATTCCTCGATCCCGGGGCGGACCTCCTCCACCCGCACGGCGAGGCGGTGGAGGGCGGACTTGTCGATCTCCACGTCGAAGTGGCCGGCGTTGGCGAGCAACAATCCGTCCTTCGCGTTTCGAAGCGCCTCTTCACCGACGACGTCCCGGCACCCGGTTGCGGTGATGAGGAAATCGGCGTCCTGGATCCCCGCGGAGATCGGGGCGACCCTGAACCCCTCCATCGCCGCCTCCACCGCCCGGATCGGGTCGACCTCAGCGATCGTGACCCGCGCCCCCAGACCGCGCGCCCGCATGGCGATCCCGCGACCGCACCAGCCGTAACCGGCGA is a window from the Candidatus Bipolaricaulota bacterium genome containing:
- a CDS encoding adenosylhomocysteinase is translated as MKADTGRAKIEWARAHMPLLSRLEEEFRRERPFAGHRIGMSIHLEAKTARLAILLRDGGAEVFITGSNPLSTQDDVAAALEEEEGIEVHARRGVSADEYRAHLRAVLAATPDLLLDDGGDLTGLWHETRDFPVLGGCEETTTGVRRLKILADRGELHIPMFAVNDARMKYLFDNRYGTGQSVWDGIMRATNLLVAGKSVLVAGYGWCGRGIAMRARGLGARVTIAEVDPIRAVEAAMEGFRVAPISAGIQDADFLITATGCRDVVGEEALRNAKDGLLLANAGHFDVEIDKSALHRLAVRVEEVRPGIEEFTLEDGRRLYLLGDGRLVNLVLGDGHPVEIMDISFALQGLTLRYIAKNGPFSPGLYPVPRAIDEEVARMKLEALGARIDSLSPAQREYLEG